Proteins from a genomic interval of Odontesthes bonariensis isolate fOdoBon6 chromosome 7, fOdoBon6.hap1, whole genome shotgun sequence:
- the ctsh gene encoding pro-cathepsin H, with amino-acid sequence MKSVWLVFTLVPVVSAFYLSKQDEFHFKSWMAQHNKVFNMEEYHQRLQIFTENKRRIDKHNAGNHSFTMALNQFSDMTFTEFRKSYLWSEPQNCSATKGNYQGSNGPHPDFIDWRKKGSYVTPVKNQGPCGSCWTFSTTGCLESVTAIATGKLVPLSEQQLVDCAQDFDNHGCYGGLPSHAFEYIMFNKGLMTEKDYPYTAVEGICVYKPLLAAAFVKDVVNVTAYDEMGMVDAVATRNPVSFAFEVTSDFMHYHQGVYTSTKCHDTTDKVNHAVLAVGYGQENGTPYWIVKNSWGSSWGIDGYFLIERGRNMCGLAACSSFPVV; translated from the exons ATGAAGAGTGTTTGGCTTGTGTTTACTTTGGTGCCTGTAGTTTCAGCTTTTTATTTGTCCAAACAAG ATGAGTTCCACTTCAAGTCTTGGATGGCACAG CACAACAAAGTGTTCAACATGGAGGAGTACCACCAGAGACTCCAGATATTCACAGAGAACAAGAGGAGGATTGACAAGCACAATGCAGGAAATCATTCTTTCACGA TGGCACTGAACCAGTTTTCAGACATGACATTTACCGAATTTCGAAAGTCTTACCTCTGGTCCGAGCCGCAG AACTGCTCTGCCACCAAGGGAAACTACCAGGGCAGCAATGGCCCACATCCAGACTTCATTGActggagaaagaaaggaagtTATGTGACACCGGTGAAGAATCAG GGACCCTGCGGTAGTTGTTGGACTTTTTCCACAACCGGCTGTTTGGAGTCCGTCACCGCTATCGCCACCGGGAAGCTCGTTCCGCTG TCAGAACAACAGCTGGTAGACTGTGCCCAGGACTTCGACAACCATGGCTGTTATGG TGGTCTTCCCAGTCATGCGTTTGAGTACATCATGTTCAACAAGGGACTGATGACAGAGAAGGATTATCCATATACGGCTGTG GAAGGTATTTGTGTTTACAAACCAttgctggctgctgcttttgtgAAGGATGTGGTGAACGTCACAGCA TACGACGAGATGGGAATGGTTGATGCTGTCGCCACACGCAATCCTGTCAGCTTTGCCTTTGAGGTGACCTCGGACTTCATGCACTACCACCAGGGTGTTTACACCAG CACCAAATGCCACGATACCACAGACAAGGTGAACCATGCTGTGCTAGCTGTCGGCTATGGGCAAGAGAATGGTACACCTTACTGGATAGTTAAGAACTCATGGGGATCCAGCTGGGGGATTGACGG ATATTTCCTCATTGAACGTGGAAGGAACATGTGTGGACTCGCTGCCTGCTCATCTTTCCCAGtggtgtga
- the blm gene encoding recQ-like DNA helicase BLM isoform X2, which yields MSNLPQNNLKEHLAKHSNAAQSKLSLSKPKTGAFSFKKKSSSGTAKVEYPTKLERPQKSKINNFFSVSSKCQSDSTSSAGSPSPACQTPSAVSGTKVTPAPIKSDGQFGCDSGRNSKSLDASGFPIDDWDDFDDFETPAKTKNDSFCSDISGKVTKPLSSPNEEFTGSSDACDVKSELSNKNDDQTDKLEHIVDKAAVSPGPILAQEPAEYEVDDSPVKKIRRSLPAHVKSVLSDSEEDIGAVSEPFEDQKDTSKKWIDSKVIELIDNSEPEDDLDYIPPSPVPEEISYTIPALETRTNTAGTQSRNNPVESKGSTTTVPEPADLHSRNKTNEQLFSIMESICSLVDSVPEHELIGLSYGSELLLKRALRKRILATGGDYSFRMQQPDSTVISEGSFKETTSSSCGTFSVLSSNSSLPVDSKKPQQPRRSSVISLDYDSDDTDLMPFEGKNSRTVCAESEFACDSPSAHSSKKQHFNLSDKTSTDLNDSDLFFSAKKPEAVMQNKSKTPTYTTAENAEADDFYVDDFDIDDFNDSDIPDYFEPPASSASSQNFSTVITKVKEGGPSKSSWEKKPTTPVSEPKTSKICSPEPTFKNPAHDRFRGFNFPHTQEMMKIFHKRFGLHQFRFNQLEAINATILGEDAFVLMPTGGGKSLCYQLPACISPGVTVVISPLKSLIVDQIQKLTTLDIPATSLSGDKSDSEAGRIYMQLSRKDPIIKLLYVTPEKVSASNRLISALQNLYERGLLARFVIDEAHCVSQWGHDFRPDYKKLHELRQKFPSVTLMALTATATPRVQKDILNQLNMTRPQVFTMSFNRANLKYSVLPKKPKKVDEDCIGWIKKHYPRDSGIVYCLSRNDCDAMAESLQRAGILALSYHAGLRDGDREYVQTKWINQDGCQVICATIAFGMGIDKPDVRYVIHASLPKSVEGYYQESGRAGRDGEISHCILFYSYSDVHRIKRMISMDREGDRHAKATHFDNLHSMVHFCENVMECRRIQLLAYFGELKFNRSFCKDHSDVSCDNCYKPNQYKVRNVTEDVKKIVRFVQENCEKVGARFGKTGHQSRLTLNMLVDIFIGSKSAKVQTGMFGMGGAYSRHNADRLFKKLVLDNILVEDLYITYNGQAVSYTSAGSKSMNVLSGHMQVEFYETESASSIRKHKAVAKNVSQREEKVQECLKALTDLCKQLGKAFGIHYYNIFATSTLKKISEKLSSDPEVLLQIDGVTEDKLEKYGAEVIQVLEKYSEWQLPEEQSVDAGDGWIDTTRGRTHEEEDDVESSTYFHNQAAQGQKRKKAPFFKYSKKKKGYGNTSSSSKGRGYSSNKSWSSSSSRGGSQSAGRGSRSSAGGAPAGRRPGFLAAPMPQSSNRPFLKPTFSNMT from the exons ATGTCCAATCTTCCGCAAAACAACTTGAAGGAACATTTGGCGAAGCACAGCAATGCTGCCCAAAGCAAGCTGTCACTGTCAAAGCCCAAAACGGG ggcCTTCTCGTTCAAGAAGAAGTCCTCATCAGGTACAGCCAAAGTGGAATACCCAACCAAG CTTGAAAGACCTCAAAAATCCAAAATCAACAACTTCTTCTCTGTAAGTTCAAAATGCCAGTCAGACTCAACCAGCTCAGCAGGTAGTCCCTCTCCAGCATGTCAGACTCCCTCGGCGGTGTCTGGCACTAAAGTGACTCCGGCTCCGATTAAATCTGATGGCCAGTTTGGCTGTGACAGTGGAAGGAATTCCAAAAGTCTGGACGCATCTGGATTTCCAATAGATGACTGGGATGATTTTGATGACTTTGAAACACCggccaaaacaaaaaacgaCTCATTCTGCTCGGACATTTCAGGAAAAGTCACCAAGCCATTGTCATCTCCTAATGAAGAATTCACAGGTAGCAGTGATGCTTGTGATGTGAAATCAGAGTTAAGCAACAAGAATGATGACCAGACTGATAAGCTGGAGCACATCGTCGACAAAGCTGCAGTCTCACCAGGGCCTATTTTGGCTCAGGAACCAGCAGAGTATGAAGTGGATGATTCTCCAGTCAAAAAGATCCGAAGAAGTCTTCCTGCACATGTAAAGTCAGTCTTGAGTGACAGCGAGGAGGACATCGGTGCCGTGTCTGAACCTTTTGAAGATCAGAAAG ACACTAGCAAAAAGTGGATTGACTCAAAGGTGATAGAACTTATTGACAACTCAGAGCCTGAAGATGACCTCGACTACATTcctccctcacctgtccctgaAGAGATATCTTATACAATCCCTGCATTGGAGACAAG AACCAACACAGCTGGTACTCAAAGTAGAAACAATCCCGTTGAGTCAAAGGGCTCCACCACAACTGTGCCTGAACCTGCTGATCTCCACTCAAGAAACAAAACGA ATGAACAACTTTTCAGTATCATGGAGTCCATTTGTTCTTTGGTTGATTCCGTCCCTGAACACGAACTAATAGGTTTATCCTATGGGAGTGAGCTTTTACTAAAGAGGGCTCTGAG GAAGAGGATTCTTGCTACTGGTGGAGACTATTCGTTCAGGATGCAGCAGCCAGACAGCACAGTCATTTCTGAGGGCAGCTTTAAAGAAACTACTTCTTCTAGCTGTGGTACATTTAGTGTCCTGTCATCCAACAGCTCTTTGCCTGTGGACTCGAAGAAGCCTCAACAGCCCAGAAGATCCTCTGTTATCTCTTTGGATTATGACTCTGATGATACCGATTTAATGCCTTTTGAAGGGAAAAACTCCAGGACGGTATGTGCGGAAAGTGAGTTTGCTTGTGACTCTCCATCGGCCCACAGCTCCAAAAAGCAACATTTCAATCTCTCTGATAAAACTAGCACTGACCTCAACGATTCAGATCTCTTCTTCTCAGCCAAGAAGCCGGAGGCCGTGATGCAAAATAAATCTAAGACCCCAACTTATACTACGGCAGAAAATGCTGAAGCAGACGACTTTTACGTCGACGACTTTGACATAGATGACTTTAATGATTCAGATATCCCTGATTACTTTGAGCCGCCAGCTTCATCGGCTTCAAGTCAAAACTTCAGCACTGTgattacaaaggtgaaagaaggggGACCAAGCAAATCCTCATGGGAGAAGAAACCAACGACGCCTGTTTCTGAACCTAAAACTTCAAAGATTTGTTCCCCAG AGCCCACCTTCAAAAACCCGGCTCACGATCGCTTCAGAGGGTTCAACTTCCCCCACACACAGGAGATGATGAAGATCTTTCATAAGCGTTTTGGTCTTCATCAGTTCAGGTTTAATCAGCTGGAAGCCATTAACGCTACAATTCTTGGAGAAGACGCATTTGTCCTGATGCCCACAG GTGGTGGTAAAAGTTTGTGCTATCAGCTGCCTGCCTGCATCTCTCCTGGAGTAACCGTTGTCATTTCCCCACTCAAATCACTTATTGTAGACCAGATCCAGAAGCTCACCACCCTAGAT ATTCCAGCAACAAGTCTGTCTGGTGACAAAAGTGACAGTGAAGCAGGAAGGATTTATATGCAGCTTTCCAGGAAAGACCCCATAATTAAACTGCTGTATGTCACACCTGAGAAG gtGAGCGCAAGCAACAGGTTAATTTCCGCCCTGCAGAACCTGTATGAGCGAGGCCTCCTGGCCCGCTTCGTCATAGACGAGGCACATTGTGTCAGTCAG TGGGGCCACGATTTCCGTCCAGACTACAAGAAGTTGCATGAGCTGCGTCAGAAGTTTCCCAGCGTGACACTGATGGCTCTGACAGCCACCGCCACCCCCCGTGTGCAGAAAGACATCCTGAACCAGCTGAACATGACAAGGCCACAAGT ATTTACCATGAGCTTCAACAGAGCTAATCTCAAGTACTCTGTGCTGCCCAAGAAACCCAAAAAGGTTGACGAGGACTGCATTGGCTGGATCAAAAAGCACTACCCAC GTGACTCTGGCATCGTGTACTGCCTGTCTCGTAATGACTGTGACGCCATGGCAGAGAGTCTGCAGAGAGCAGGGATTCTGGCTCTGTCGTATCACGCAGGACTGCGTGATGGCGACAGGGAATACGTGCAGACCAAATGGATCAATCAGGATGGTTGCCAG GTCATCTGTGCCACTATAGCGTTTGGCATGGGTATTGACAAGCCAGATGTGCGCTACGTGATCCACGCTAGTTTACCTAAATCAGTGGAGGGATACTATCAGGAGTCGGGGAGAGCTGGCAGGGATGGAGAGATCTCTCACTGCATTCTGTTCTACTCCTACTCTGATGTCCACCGCATCAAGAGGATGATCAGTA TGGACAGAGAAGGTGACAGACACGCCAAGGCAACTCATTTCGACAACCTACACAGCATGGTGCACTTCTGTGAGAACGTGATGGAGTGCAGACGGATTCAGCTGCTCGCATACTTTGGGGAGCTGAAGTTCAACAGAAGCTTCTGTAAAGACCATTCAGACGTCAGCTGTGACAACTGCTACAAACCCAAC CAATACAAGGTGAGGAACGTGACTGAAGATGTGAAGAAGATCGTCAGGTTTGTCCAGGAGAACTGTGAGAAAGTTGGAGCGAGGTTTGGCAAGACAGGTCATCAGAGCAGACTGACTTTAAACATGCTTGTGGACATCTTCATAG GCTCCAAATCAGCCAAGGTACAGACGGGAATGTTTGGGATGGGAGGAGCTTACTCTCGGCATAATGCCGACCGTCTCTTCAAAAAACTGGTTCTGGATAACATCCTGGTGGAAGACCTCTACATCACCTACAACGGCCAGGCTGTTTCTTACACATCTGCTGGATCAAAATCCATGAACGTGCTGTCTGGGCACATGCAG GTGGAGTTTTATGAGACCGAGAGTGCGTCAAGCATCAGGAAACATAAAGCCGTCGCCAAGAACGTCTCCcagagagaggagaaggttCAGGAGTGTCTGAAGGCGCTGACAGATCTGTGTAAACAGCTGGGCAAAGCATTTGGCATTCACTATTACAACATTTTCGCCACTTCCACGTTGAAGAAGATATCTG AAAAGCTTTCCTCTGACCCTGAAGTCCTTCTACAAATTGACGGTGTGACAGAGGACAAGCTGGAGAAGTATGGAGCTGAAGTCATTCAGGTGCTAGAGAAATATTCAGAGTGGCAGCTACCTG AGGAGCAGTCTGTGGATGCTGGAGACGGGTGGATTGACACCACCAGAGGCCGCACACATGAAGAAGAGGATGACGTGGAGTCCTCCACCTACTTCCATAATCAGGCTGCTCAGGGACAGAAGAGAAAGAAAGCTCCATTCTTCAAGTATTCCAAGAAGAAAAAAGGATATGGCAACACGAGCTCCAGTTCTAAAGG TCGCGGTTACAGCAGCAATAAGTCGTGGTCATCATCCAGCTCCAGAGGTGGTTCACAAAGTGCAGGTCGAGGGTCCAGGAGCTCAGCGGGAGGTGCTCCAGCAGGCAGACGACCAGGATTCTTGGCTGCTCCGATGCCTCAAAGCAGCAACCGGCCCTTCTTAAAGCCCACGTTTTCAAACATGACCTGA
- the blm gene encoding recQ-like DNA helicase BLM isoform X1, which translates to MSNLPQNNLKEHLAKHSNAAQSKLSLSKPKTGAFSFKKKSSSGTAKVEYPTKVISSNVLANRNVNVPQSSLVTKSPLTFSNKLERPQKSKINNFFSVSSKCQSDSTSSAGSPSPACQTPSAVSGTKVTPAPIKSDGQFGCDSGRNSKSLDASGFPIDDWDDFDDFETPAKTKNDSFCSDISGKVTKPLSSPNEEFTGSSDACDVKSELSNKNDDQTDKLEHIVDKAAVSPGPILAQEPAEYEVDDSPVKKIRRSLPAHVKSVLSDSEEDIGAVSEPFEDQKDTSKKWIDSKVIELIDNSEPEDDLDYIPPSPVPEEISYTIPALETRTNTAGTQSRNNPVESKGSTTTVPEPADLHSRNKTNEQLFSIMESICSLVDSVPEHELIGLSYGSELLLKRALRKRILATGGDYSFRMQQPDSTVISEGSFKETTSSSCGTFSVLSSNSSLPVDSKKPQQPRRSSVISLDYDSDDTDLMPFEGKNSRTVCAESEFACDSPSAHSSKKQHFNLSDKTSTDLNDSDLFFSAKKPEAVMQNKSKTPTYTTAENAEADDFYVDDFDIDDFNDSDIPDYFEPPASSASSQNFSTVITKVKEGGPSKSSWEKKPTTPVSEPKTSKICSPEPTFKNPAHDRFRGFNFPHTQEMMKIFHKRFGLHQFRFNQLEAINATILGEDAFVLMPTGGGKSLCYQLPACISPGVTVVISPLKSLIVDQIQKLTTLDIPATSLSGDKSDSEAGRIYMQLSRKDPIIKLLYVTPEKVSASNRLISALQNLYERGLLARFVIDEAHCVSQWGHDFRPDYKKLHELRQKFPSVTLMALTATATPRVQKDILNQLNMTRPQVFTMSFNRANLKYSVLPKKPKKVDEDCIGWIKKHYPRDSGIVYCLSRNDCDAMAESLQRAGILALSYHAGLRDGDREYVQTKWINQDGCQVICATIAFGMGIDKPDVRYVIHASLPKSVEGYYQESGRAGRDGEISHCILFYSYSDVHRIKRMISMDREGDRHAKATHFDNLHSMVHFCENVMECRRIQLLAYFGELKFNRSFCKDHSDVSCDNCYKPNQYKVRNVTEDVKKIVRFVQENCEKVGARFGKTGHQSRLTLNMLVDIFIGSKSAKVQTGMFGMGGAYSRHNADRLFKKLVLDNILVEDLYITYNGQAVSYTSAGSKSMNVLSGHMQVEFYETESASSIRKHKAVAKNVSQREEKVQECLKALTDLCKQLGKAFGIHYYNIFATSTLKKISEKLSSDPEVLLQIDGVTEDKLEKYGAEVIQVLEKYSEWQLPEEQSVDAGDGWIDTTRGRTHEEEDDVESSTYFHNQAAQGQKRKKAPFFKYSKKKKGYGNTSSSSKGRGYSSNKSWSSSSSRGGSQSAGRGSRSSAGGAPAGRRPGFLAAPMPQSSNRPFLKPTFSNMT; encoded by the exons ATGTCCAATCTTCCGCAAAACAACTTGAAGGAACATTTGGCGAAGCACAGCAATGCTGCCCAAAGCAAGCTGTCACTGTCAAAGCCCAAAACGGG ggcCTTCTCGTTCAAGAAGAAGTCCTCATCAGGTACAGCCAAAGTGGAATACCCAACCAAGGTAATCAGCTCAAATGTTTTGGCAAACAGGAATGTCAATGTCCCTCAGAGCAGTTTGGTGACTAAATCTCCTTTGACATTTTCAAACAAGCTTGAAAGACCTCAAAAATCCAAAATCAACAACTTCTTCTCTGTAAGTTCAAAATGCCAGTCAGACTCAACCAGCTCAGCAGGTAGTCCCTCTCCAGCATGTCAGACTCCCTCGGCGGTGTCTGGCACTAAAGTGACTCCGGCTCCGATTAAATCTGATGGCCAGTTTGGCTGTGACAGTGGAAGGAATTCCAAAAGTCTGGACGCATCTGGATTTCCAATAGATGACTGGGATGATTTTGATGACTTTGAAACACCggccaaaacaaaaaacgaCTCATTCTGCTCGGACATTTCAGGAAAAGTCACCAAGCCATTGTCATCTCCTAATGAAGAATTCACAGGTAGCAGTGATGCTTGTGATGTGAAATCAGAGTTAAGCAACAAGAATGATGACCAGACTGATAAGCTGGAGCACATCGTCGACAAAGCTGCAGTCTCACCAGGGCCTATTTTGGCTCAGGAACCAGCAGAGTATGAAGTGGATGATTCTCCAGTCAAAAAGATCCGAAGAAGTCTTCCTGCACATGTAAAGTCAGTCTTGAGTGACAGCGAGGAGGACATCGGTGCCGTGTCTGAACCTTTTGAAGATCAGAAAG ACACTAGCAAAAAGTGGATTGACTCAAAGGTGATAGAACTTATTGACAACTCAGAGCCTGAAGATGACCTCGACTACATTcctccctcacctgtccctgaAGAGATATCTTATACAATCCCTGCATTGGAGACAAG AACCAACACAGCTGGTACTCAAAGTAGAAACAATCCCGTTGAGTCAAAGGGCTCCACCACAACTGTGCCTGAACCTGCTGATCTCCACTCAAGAAACAAAACGA ATGAACAACTTTTCAGTATCATGGAGTCCATTTGTTCTTTGGTTGATTCCGTCCCTGAACACGAACTAATAGGTTTATCCTATGGGAGTGAGCTTTTACTAAAGAGGGCTCTGAG GAAGAGGATTCTTGCTACTGGTGGAGACTATTCGTTCAGGATGCAGCAGCCAGACAGCACAGTCATTTCTGAGGGCAGCTTTAAAGAAACTACTTCTTCTAGCTGTGGTACATTTAGTGTCCTGTCATCCAACAGCTCTTTGCCTGTGGACTCGAAGAAGCCTCAACAGCCCAGAAGATCCTCTGTTATCTCTTTGGATTATGACTCTGATGATACCGATTTAATGCCTTTTGAAGGGAAAAACTCCAGGACGGTATGTGCGGAAAGTGAGTTTGCTTGTGACTCTCCATCGGCCCACAGCTCCAAAAAGCAACATTTCAATCTCTCTGATAAAACTAGCACTGACCTCAACGATTCAGATCTCTTCTTCTCAGCCAAGAAGCCGGAGGCCGTGATGCAAAATAAATCTAAGACCCCAACTTATACTACGGCAGAAAATGCTGAAGCAGACGACTTTTACGTCGACGACTTTGACATAGATGACTTTAATGATTCAGATATCCCTGATTACTTTGAGCCGCCAGCTTCATCGGCTTCAAGTCAAAACTTCAGCACTGTgattacaaaggtgaaagaaggggGACCAAGCAAATCCTCATGGGAGAAGAAACCAACGACGCCTGTTTCTGAACCTAAAACTTCAAAGATTTGTTCCCCAG AGCCCACCTTCAAAAACCCGGCTCACGATCGCTTCAGAGGGTTCAACTTCCCCCACACACAGGAGATGATGAAGATCTTTCATAAGCGTTTTGGTCTTCATCAGTTCAGGTTTAATCAGCTGGAAGCCATTAACGCTACAATTCTTGGAGAAGACGCATTTGTCCTGATGCCCACAG GTGGTGGTAAAAGTTTGTGCTATCAGCTGCCTGCCTGCATCTCTCCTGGAGTAACCGTTGTCATTTCCCCACTCAAATCACTTATTGTAGACCAGATCCAGAAGCTCACCACCCTAGAT ATTCCAGCAACAAGTCTGTCTGGTGACAAAAGTGACAGTGAAGCAGGAAGGATTTATATGCAGCTTTCCAGGAAAGACCCCATAATTAAACTGCTGTATGTCACACCTGAGAAG gtGAGCGCAAGCAACAGGTTAATTTCCGCCCTGCAGAACCTGTATGAGCGAGGCCTCCTGGCCCGCTTCGTCATAGACGAGGCACATTGTGTCAGTCAG TGGGGCCACGATTTCCGTCCAGACTACAAGAAGTTGCATGAGCTGCGTCAGAAGTTTCCCAGCGTGACACTGATGGCTCTGACAGCCACCGCCACCCCCCGTGTGCAGAAAGACATCCTGAACCAGCTGAACATGACAAGGCCACAAGT ATTTACCATGAGCTTCAACAGAGCTAATCTCAAGTACTCTGTGCTGCCCAAGAAACCCAAAAAGGTTGACGAGGACTGCATTGGCTGGATCAAAAAGCACTACCCAC GTGACTCTGGCATCGTGTACTGCCTGTCTCGTAATGACTGTGACGCCATGGCAGAGAGTCTGCAGAGAGCAGGGATTCTGGCTCTGTCGTATCACGCAGGACTGCGTGATGGCGACAGGGAATACGTGCAGACCAAATGGATCAATCAGGATGGTTGCCAG GTCATCTGTGCCACTATAGCGTTTGGCATGGGTATTGACAAGCCAGATGTGCGCTACGTGATCCACGCTAGTTTACCTAAATCAGTGGAGGGATACTATCAGGAGTCGGGGAGAGCTGGCAGGGATGGAGAGATCTCTCACTGCATTCTGTTCTACTCCTACTCTGATGTCCACCGCATCAAGAGGATGATCAGTA TGGACAGAGAAGGTGACAGACACGCCAAGGCAACTCATTTCGACAACCTACACAGCATGGTGCACTTCTGTGAGAACGTGATGGAGTGCAGACGGATTCAGCTGCTCGCATACTTTGGGGAGCTGAAGTTCAACAGAAGCTTCTGTAAAGACCATTCAGACGTCAGCTGTGACAACTGCTACAAACCCAAC CAATACAAGGTGAGGAACGTGACTGAAGATGTGAAGAAGATCGTCAGGTTTGTCCAGGAGAACTGTGAGAAAGTTGGAGCGAGGTTTGGCAAGACAGGTCATCAGAGCAGACTGACTTTAAACATGCTTGTGGACATCTTCATAG GCTCCAAATCAGCCAAGGTACAGACGGGAATGTTTGGGATGGGAGGAGCTTACTCTCGGCATAATGCCGACCGTCTCTTCAAAAAACTGGTTCTGGATAACATCCTGGTGGAAGACCTCTACATCACCTACAACGGCCAGGCTGTTTCTTACACATCTGCTGGATCAAAATCCATGAACGTGCTGTCTGGGCACATGCAG GTGGAGTTTTATGAGACCGAGAGTGCGTCAAGCATCAGGAAACATAAAGCCGTCGCCAAGAACGTCTCCcagagagaggagaaggttCAGGAGTGTCTGAAGGCGCTGACAGATCTGTGTAAACAGCTGGGCAAAGCATTTGGCATTCACTATTACAACATTTTCGCCACTTCCACGTTGAAGAAGATATCTG AAAAGCTTTCCTCTGACCCTGAAGTCCTTCTACAAATTGACGGTGTGACAGAGGACAAGCTGGAGAAGTATGGAGCTGAAGTCATTCAGGTGCTAGAGAAATATTCAGAGTGGCAGCTACCTG AGGAGCAGTCTGTGGATGCTGGAGACGGGTGGATTGACACCACCAGAGGCCGCACACATGAAGAAGAGGATGACGTGGAGTCCTCCACCTACTTCCATAATCAGGCTGCTCAGGGACAGAAGAGAAAGAAAGCTCCATTCTTCAAGTATTCCAAGAAGAAAAAAGGATATGGCAACACGAGCTCCAGTTCTAAAGG TCGCGGTTACAGCAGCAATAAGTCGTGGTCATCATCCAGCTCCAGAGGTGGTTCACAAAGTGCAGGTCGAGGGTCCAGGAGCTCAGCGGGAGGTGCTCCAGCAGGCAGACGACCAGGATTCTTGGCTGCTCCGATGCCTCAAAGCAGCAACCGGCCCTTCTTAAAGCCCACGTTTTCAAACATGACCTGA